CGGGCTGGTGCTGAGGTAGATCTTGAAGAGGCTTATGGGAGTAAACGGGAGCAGGCGGATGCCAGGGCGCGGCGGACTCGTGAGCTTGCGGAGGCGGCAGAGCGCAGGAGACTGGAGCCCGAGCCGGAGCAGACGACGACGCTGCTGGGTGGTTTGTTTGGCTGGTTGAGCAGGAAGAAGAAGAAGGTGCAGCCAATCTCGATTTCACCCGAGGAGGTTGCGGTCGGGCATCATACTTCGATCTTCGAGGCTATGCCACGGACGCTGGTGGATGCTCCTCCGGTGACAGCGTTCAGTACGGCGGTGGCGGCGGCGGCGCCGTTTGCGGAGGTGCTGGCCAAGGCGGCGGCCCCGGTGCATGCGCTGGATGACGAGTCGAACTTCAGAGATTTTGCTGGTGCTGAGGAGGGGCGTGAGCCTGTTTCGATGAAGGCTCCGGCACCGATGCGGGTGCCGAAGAAGGTGGCGGAGGAGCCGAGAGCTCCGTTTGCTCCAGTCCCTGCTGCTTCGCAGCCGCTTCACACGTTGCCGGATAATATTTCGTTTGGCAAGCGGGCGGATGCGGATATCAAGCCGGTAACGATTGTGCCGAAGAGTGTGCGGGGGTATAAGCTGCCGCCTTCGTCGCTGCTTTATCGGAGTGAAGAGCACGCTGTGGTTCGCGAGGATGCGCTGCGTGAAGAGGCGCGGGTGCTGGTGGAGAAGTCGGCTGAGTTTGGTGTCGATGGGCAGGTGACGCAGATCAATCCGGGGCCGGTGGTGACGACGTTTGAGTTCAAGCCAGAGGCTGGGGTTAAGGTCGCTCGGATTACGGGGCTGGCGGATGATCTTTGCCTTGCGATGGCGGCTGAGTCGATTCTGATTGAGCGGATGCCGGGTAAGAGCACGGTTGGGATCCAGGTGCCGAACCATGAGCGGGAGACGATCTGGCTGAGGGATGTGGTCGAGTGTGAGAGCTTCGCGCAGAGCAAGAGCAGGCTGGCGATTGCACTTGGTAAGGACATCAACGGGCGCATCGTGACGGCAGACCTGGCGAGTATGCCGCATGTGTTGATTGCCGGTTCGACTGGCTCGGGCAAGTCGGTTGCGATCAACGCGATGATCATGAGTGTGCTGTTCAAGTCGACGCCGGAACAGGTTCGCATGATTCTTGTGGACCCGAAGCGGGTGGAGCTTGGGATGTATGAGGGAATCCCGCACCTGTTTACGCCGATCATCACGGAGGCGAAGCTGGCGGCGAATGCGCTGCGCAATGCTGTGCGTGAGATGGAGCGAAGGTTGAAGCTGCTGGCGGCGAATCATGTGAGGAATATCGATCAGTTCAATAAACTGTTCGACCATGGCAGCGAGTACTTGTTTGAGGATGTGAATCAGGAGCCGCTGCCTTACATCATCATCATCATCGATGAGTTGGCTGACTTGATGATGCTGGATCGGGCGAATGTCGAAGAGTCGATCACACGGTTGGCGCAGATGGCTCGTGCCGTGGGTATTCATCTGGTGCTTGCGACGCAGCGGCCTTCGGTGGACGTGATTACGGGATTGATCAAGGCCAATGTGCCTACTCGTATGAGCTTCAGGTTGGCGACGAAGGTGGACTCGCGGACGATCATCGATTCGAATGGTGCGGAGAGCCTGCTGGGACGCGGCGATATGCTCTATCTGCCGCCGGGGACCAGCCGGGTGCAGCGTGTGCATGCGCCGTTTGTGACGGAGAAAGAGATCTCGGCGGTGACTGCGTTCTGGAGGGCGCAGGGTGAGGCTGAGTATGTGCATGGCTTCCTGGAAGGGCCGAAGGAAGATACCGGGACCGGCAAAGATGGGGATGGCGGCGTCGATGGAGACAATAACGACGAGCTCTATGACGATGCGGTTCGGCTGGTGTTTGAGTTTGGGAAGGCGAGCACTTCCCTGCTGCAGCGCAGGTTGCGGATCGGATATGGGCGCGCGGCTCACCTGATCGACATGATGTACAACGACGGTTTGGTGGGGCCTGCGGATGGATCAAAGCCGCGAGAGATTCTGAAGTCGCCAAACTGGATCAGCGAAGTGGATGCGGCGATTCGGTAAGAATCTGTCCTGCCGGACGGGCCTCCTGCGCGGAGGGCGGTCACTTCGTGACTTGTATACCTTGTCTCGGCGGAGTTGGAAGACGTAGCCCTCCCTTTGGTCGGAAGATATGCTGCCAGCGGCGGACAGCTAGTGGTGGACTGTCTTCGACGAACGGATGGCGACGATCGCGAGAATGCAAATCACGACCAGAAGGGCGATCCAGAGCAGATGGGGATGGCGATCCGTGAGAGGGCGGGCGTCTGGACGATCGCGGTAGGCAGGGTTGAACTGTTCAGGTCCTAACTTTGCTTCGTGAAACTCGCTCGAGGGAGAGAAGAGGCGGGTGTAGTCGTACTGGGGCGCAGTAAGGGCGGCGTCGCCGTAGAAAAGGGTGAGAGGCACTGCCGTGGGGGCGTCGAAACAGATCTTGCGCTGACGCATCTCGAGGCGTATGGCGGTGATCGGGAGTGGGGCGTCGTCGCCGTTGTTGACCGCGACTTCGACTGTGGCTGCGCTTTGCATGTTCGAGCCCAGGGTAGCGGGGACGCTGAGCTGCTCCTGACGAATCTCGCGACCTGCCTGAGTGAGGTGGACGCGGAGGATGGTGCCGGCGAGGGTTTCGCTGAGTGCGTCGGCTGGGTTAGGCGAGGTGGTGGGATGGTCCTTGATGCTGATATCGCGGCTAAAGTTCGCTTTGAAGGCTGGCGAGAGAGAGAAGGAGACGCGCTCAATGGGAATGCGTTGTGGCAGGGCGAAGGTGGCGACGCTTTGGCGGCCGCGCTGGGTGATGCTGGAGACTTCGCCTGCCTTGGTGTAGAGAGACTGAGCTTCGCGGCTGGGGGGAACGGTGACCGATATCACCATCTTTTGAAGAACTTGCGGAGAGGTGTCTAAGGCGTGTGCGGCGGCAGCTGGGGAGACTGCTAGTTCGATGTGGAGATAGGGGAGGCTGGTCTCCTGCAGATGAATCGTTGTGCTGCGAGAGAAATGTTGGCTGCTCAGGTCGAAGATCGTAAACTCGCCGAGATTCGTCTGGTTCGCGTAGTTGGGGTCGTGGGTCCCGGAGACGGTGGCGGTGGCGATGAAGTCGTGTCCGGCTAGCTCGAGGGTGAGTTCGGTGTAGGGGCGGTTCGGCATCTCGAGGTCGAAGACGATGTTGCGACCGCGAAGGCCGAGGTTACGGATGACGGCGGTGTCGCTGTCAGGTTGCTGCGGCTCGCTCAGCGTGATGGCATAGGGGATCTCTCGGTTGTTCTGAAAGAGGCGGAGATCTTTGAGGGACGGACCGGCGTGTGGGAAGAGAGAGGGGTCGATGATGGCGCAGCTTTGACCTGCGCCTGACGGTACCGTGATGGCTCGTTCGAAGCGAAGATAGTGAGGGTCAGTTGGCTCCGGGTTTGCGTTCGACTGCCAGAGAAGGACGGTCAGGAGAATCGCAGACTTCACCGGTCGGCTCCTTCCTGCGGGGGCAGATGGGGTTCGGGTGTGGGATTGGGGAGGCGGAGAGCCAGCCAGTCCTTCTGATAGGCGAAGCTGATGGCCATCAATAAGGCCCCGAGTCCGAGAAAGCTTAGGACGCGGTAGCCCTGGCTGAGGTTGCGCAAGTCGTAGAGGAAGGCTTTACCGATGGTGAAGACCAGCAGGAGGAGCGCCTGCCAGCGGATGAAGGCGGAGCGCTTCCAGAAGCCCAAAGCCAGCAGGCACGCGCCGTAGAGCATGAGAAAGGTGGAGATGGCTAGGGCCTTTTGCAGATCGGCTTCGGGGTTGCCAGCAGAGACGCGCCATGCGGAGTCAAGCTCGCGGAGACACGAGAGGATGGCGATGAAGTTGAACGCGACGATGGAGGATCCCGCGATGGTGACCCAGTTTGGGAACGCTTTGTTCTGCTGGTCGGAGTGGCGCAGGGAGCCATGCGCGATGAGCGCGGAGAGGCCTAGAGCGGCGAGTCCGAAGAGGGCGGTGGCGAAACGGAGGTTGAAGAAGGCCGTGTCGATTTGCTCATTGAGCCAGAAGGGTTCGATGAGGAGGCCGCAGACACCGAGGGCGAGAGCGATGGTGGCGAGGCGGCGAAGGATGAGTGGAGCTGAAGCGGCGTCCTTGACTGGCGTTGGGCTGGAGAGACGTGCCGCCACCCAGAGGAGAGCTGCGCCCTCAGCGAGCCAGCCAACGATGATCCAGCGGCCACTGGCCTTAAGTGGGATGGCGATGGTGAGGAAGACGATCGCGAGAGAGAGATGGACGGCGGAGGTTATGCGGGATTGGGGCAAGCGCATCAGGCCCAGATAGAACGCGGCGAATAGAACCGCCAGCCAGGGGAGGAGATCGTGATTGCCGGTGTCCTGCAGGACGGAGTAGAGCGCGAGTGCAGCGAAGGTTGCATTCGCCAATGGGAGGAGGATTTCGGTTATTGGACTTGATGGGTGTTGGTCATTTTGCTGGGTGCGGATGGACGGGATGAGAAAGGTAAGGAAAAACAGGCCGATGAAGATCGCGGTGGTGGCGAGGGGCTTTGGCGTGTTGTAGACGTCGAACCATTCGACGTACCAGCCGATGACGAAGGCTACGGTGGCGGGGAAGATTCCGAAGAGAAGGTGCGGCCAGGGCTTAAGGCGGACGAGCGAGACCGTGGCGACATCGATTGCGAGGATGTAGGTGAAGAGGAAGACCTCGTGGTTGCCGCCGGTGGAGAGGAGCAGAGGGGTTGCGAAGGCTCCCACGAGTGCGTAGGCGGCGAGGATCTGGCTGTTCTGCGACCAGGCCATATAGGCGTTCCATGCGGTGACCAGGATCATGGCGGTAAGAGCTATGCCGGCGGGTAGTAGATGGTAGAGCTGGAAGGCGGCCCAGAGGGACAGGTAGA
This Tunturibacter gelidoferens DNA region includes the following protein-coding sequences:
- a CDS encoding DNA translocase FtsK, encoding MKTLRLVSTPTRNRRLNEILGMVVLVGAGLLLLALASYTPTDPSFDTVGQYVKGRPAHNWTGMVGAYLADAMLQLIGVAAFFLPLVLGRLGICWMRSRPAGSPLAKTIGLGMWVVFGPAAIALLPGEMMWRGSLPVEGTTGRLLADLLVHYLNLPGAAIVLTLMVAVSLYLATTFTFNTAREWATIRFGFVQRLWEWWSQRRSRRAGAEVDLEEAYGSKREQADARARRTRELAEAAERRRLEPEPEQTTTLLGGLFGWLSRKKKKVQPISISPEEVAVGHHTSIFEAMPRTLVDAPPVTAFSTAVAAAAPFAEVLAKAAAPVHALDDESNFRDFAGAEEGREPVSMKAPAPMRVPKKVAEEPRAPFAPVPAASQPLHTLPDNISFGKRADADIKPVTIVPKSVRGYKLPPSSLLYRSEEHAVVREDALREEARVLVEKSAEFGVDGQVTQINPGPVVTTFEFKPEAGVKVARITGLADDLCLAMAAESILIERMPGKSTVGIQVPNHERETIWLRDVVECESFAQSKSRLAIALGKDINGRIVTADLASMPHVLIAGSTGSGKSVAINAMIMSVLFKSTPEQVRMILVDPKRVELGMYEGIPHLFTPIITEAKLAANALRNAVREMERRLKLLAANHVRNIDQFNKLFDHGSEYLFEDVNQEPLPYIIIIIDELADLMMLDRANVEESITRLAQMARAVGIHLVLATQRPSVDVITGLIKANVPTRMSFRLATKVDSRTIIDSNGAESLLGRGDMLYLPPGTSRVQRVHAPFVTEKEISAVTAFWRAQGEAEYVHGFLEGPKEDTGTGKDGDGGVDGDNNDELYDDAVRLVFEFGKASTSLLQRRLRIGYGRAAHLIDMMYNDGLVGPADGSKPREILKSPNWISEVDAAIR
- a CDS encoding DUF3999 family protein, translated to MKSAILLTVLLWQSNANPEPTDPHYLRFERAITVPSGAGQSCAIIDPSLFPHAGPSLKDLRLFQNNREIPYAITLSEPQQPDSDTAVIRNLGLRGRNIVFDLEMPNRPYTELTLELAGHDFIATATVSGTHDPNYANQTNLGEFTIFDLSSQHFSRSTTIHLQETSLPYLHIELAVSPAAAAHALDTSPQVLQKMVISVTVPPSREAQSLYTKAGEVSSITQRGRQSVATFALPQRIPIERVSFSLSPAFKANFSRDISIKDHPTTSPNPADALSETLAGTILRVHLTQAGREIRQEQLSVPATLGSNMQSAATVEVAVNNGDDAPLPITAIRLEMRQRKICFDAPTAVPLTLFYGDAALTAPQYDYTRLFSPSSEFHEAKLGPEQFNPAYRDRPDARPLTDRHPHLLWIALLVVICILAIVAIRSSKTVHH
- a CDS encoding DUF2339 domain-containing protein, producing the protein MASEDVQDDQNQDRPKQPNEQAQLAATLAALSARVESLEQQLAQLRSTPSFKARKLAAPPPRPSSTPSTEAPTPDFVRNLPKSNGSLEDRIGSQLFSRIGIVALLIATTLFLKWAIDNHWIGPTGRILACLIAGAAIVVWSERFRRQGFNAFSYSLKAIGTGALYLSLWAAFQLYHLLPAGIALTAMILVTAWNAYMAWSQNSQILAAYALVGAFATPLLLSTGGNHEVFLFTYILAIDVATVSLVRLKPWPHLLFGIFPATVAFVIGWYVEWFDVYNTPKPLATTAIFIGLFFLTFLIPSIRTQQNDQHPSSPITEILLPLANATFAALALYSVLQDTGNHDLLPWLAVLFAAFYLGLMRLPQSRITSAVHLSLAIVFLTIAIPLKASGRWIIVGWLAEGAALLWVAARLSSPTPVKDAASAPLILRRLATIALALGVCGLLIEPFWLNEQIDTAFFNLRFATALFGLAALGLSALIAHGSLRHSDQQNKAFPNWVTIAGSSIVAFNFIAILSCLRELDSAWRVSAGNPEADLQKALAISTFLMLYGACLLALGFWKRSAFIRWQALLLLVFTIGKAFLYDLRNLSQGYRVLSFLGLGALLMAISFAYQKDWLALRLPNPTPEPHLPPQEGADR